A single window of Rhizobium indicum DNA harbors:
- a CDS encoding DsbE family thiol:disulfide interchange protein has translation MNDTPENTAAKPRGLSRYALALLPLVVFGGIAATAAKMLYDQDFHGKNIAEIPSALIGTKAPALNLPPLDGANLPALTDAAIKGKLTLVNVFASWCLPCRDEHPVLKELAKDGRLNIVAINYKDQSDNALRFLGELGNPFQAIGIDPNGKAAIDWGVYGIPESYLVGPDGTILYKRVGPFDDISLKEGLFPAMEKVLGKPTY, from the coding sequence ATGAACGACACGCCGGAAAACACCGCCGCCAAGCCGCGCGGGCTGAGCCGTTACGCACTGGCGCTGCTGCCGCTCGTCGTCTTCGGCGGCATCGCCGCCACGGCGGCAAAGATGCTCTACGACCAGGACTTCCATGGCAAGAACATCGCCGAAATTCCCTCCGCCTTGATCGGCACCAAGGCGCCGGCGCTCAACCTGCCGCCGCTCGACGGCGCCAACCTGCCGGCGCTGACCGATGCGGCAATCAAGGGCAAGCTGACCCTCGTCAACGTCTTCGCCTCATGGTGCCTCCCCTGCCGCGACGAACATCCGGTATTGAAAGAACTGGCAAAAGACGGACGGCTGAACATCGTCGCCATCAATTACAAGGACCAGAGCGACAACGCCCTGCGTTTCCTCGGCGAGCTCGGCAACCCCTTTCAGGCGATCGGCATCGACCCGAACGGCAAGGCAGCGATCGACTGGGGTGTCTACGGCATTCCGGAAAGCTATCTGGTCGGGCCTGATGGCACCATCCTCTACAAGCGCGTCGGCCCCTTCGACGATATCAGCCTGAAGGAAGGGTTGTTTCCAGCGATGGAAAAGGTGCTCGGCAAGCCGACTTACTGA
- a CDS encoding DUF2585 domain-containing protein, which produces MSAVDLESRVRHQNFWFVACLVVLVIQIAAEFMMGRVPICACGYVKLWEGGVNTSGNSQHLSDWYTPSHIIHGFLFYGLAHLILRGKPLAARLLLALVIESGWELLENSPLIIDRYRTATIALDYYGDSILNSAMDTVFMCVGFFFARRAPVALTVAIAIFFEIFTGYIIRDNLTLNVVMLIWPVEAIKVWQSGG; this is translated from the coding sequence GTGAGCGCTGTCGACTTAGAATCTCGCGTAAGACACCAGAACTTCTGGTTCGTCGCCTGCCTTGTGGTCCTGGTCATTCAGATCGCTGCCGAATTTATGATGGGCCGCGTGCCGATCTGCGCCTGCGGTTATGTCAAGCTGTGGGAGGGCGGGGTCAATACCAGCGGCAATTCGCAGCATCTGTCGGATTGGTACACGCCGTCGCACATCATCCACGGCTTCCTGTTCTACGGCCTCGCGCATCTTATCCTGCGCGGCAAGCCGCTGGCGGCAAGGCTGCTGCTGGCGCTGGTCATCGAATCCGGCTGGGAGCTGCTCGAAAACTCCCCTCTCATCATCGACCGCTACCGCACGGCGACCATCGCGCTCGATTATTACGGCGACAGCATCCTGAATTCGGCGATGGACACCGTCTTCATGTGCGTCGGCTTCTTCTTCGCGCGGCGCGCGCCGGTGGCGCTGACGGTGGCGATTGCCATCTTCTTCGAGATTTTTACCGGCTACATAATCCGCGACAACCTGACGCTCAACGTTGTGATGCTGATCTGGCCGGTTGAGGCGATCAAGGTCTGGCAGAGCGGGGGTTAA
- the ccmD gene encoding heme exporter protein CcmD has translation MTHAFYVYASYGFAALVTIAVTAWTWADGRARRRELAALEAAGIRRRSARPKDSVGDGE, from the coding sequence GTGACGCATGCCTTCTACGTCTACGCTTCCTATGGCTTTGCAGCCCTGGTGACGATCGCAGTCACGGCCTGGACCTGGGCCGATGGCCGCGCCCGCCGCAGGGAACTTGCAGCCCTTGAGGCTGCCGGCATCCGCCGCCGTTCGGCGCGCCCCAAGGACAGTGTGGGGGATGGCGAATGA
- the dapF gene encoding diaminopimelate epimerase, with protein sequence MSATVEFARMNGLGNKILVVDMRGRPDKVTPAAAFALNADPQTEFDQIMAIHDPKAEGTDAFIDILNSDGSKAQACGNGTRCVVQALAAETGRKVFTFQTVAGILNAVEHEDGTISVDMGRPVFDWDRIPLAEEFHDTSRIELQIGPIDKPVLHSPSAMSMGNPHAIFWVDRDVMSYDLARFGPLLENHPMFPERANITLAQVTSPTSVTTRTWERGAGLTLACGSAACSAAVSAARTGRTGRKVTINVASAKPPATLSIEWRERDDHVIMTGPAEWEWSGRVDPSTGLWSRDGTREAEAQ encoded by the coding sequence ATGAGCGCAACGGTCGAATTTGCGAGGATGAACGGGCTTGGCAACAAGATCCTGGTCGTCGACATGCGCGGCCGGCCGGACAAGGTGACGCCGGCGGCGGCTTTCGCGCTCAATGCCGATCCGCAGACTGAGTTCGATCAGATCATGGCGATCCATGATCCGAAGGCCGAAGGCACCGATGCCTTCATCGATATCCTGAATTCCGATGGCTCGAAGGCGCAGGCCTGCGGCAACGGCACGCGCTGCGTCGTGCAGGCGCTTGCCGCCGAGACCGGCAGGAAGGTCTTTACCTTCCAGACGGTCGCCGGCATCCTCAATGCCGTCGAGCACGAGGACGGGACGATCTCGGTCGATATGGGCCGGCCGGTGTTCGATTGGGACAGGATCCCGCTGGCGGAAGAATTCCACGACACCAGCCGCATCGAGTTGCAGATCGGTCCGATCGACAAGCCGGTGCTGCATTCGCCGTCGGCGATGTCGATGGGCAATCCGCATGCGATCTTCTGGGTGGACAGGGACGTGATGTCCTATGATCTCGCCCGCTTCGGACCGCTGCTCGAAAACCATCCGATGTTTCCCGAGCGCGCCAATATCACGCTGGCGCAAGTGACGTCGCCGACATCGGTGACGACGCGCACTTGGGAGCGTGGCGCGGGACTGACGCTTGCCTGCGGTTCGGCTGCCTGTTCTGCTGCCGTCAGTGCTGCGCGCACCGGCCGCACCGGCCGCAAGGTGACGATTAATGTGGCAAGCGCCAAGCCGCCGGCCACGCTTTCCATCGAATGGCGCGAGCGCGACGATCATGTCATCATGACCGGCCCGGCCGAATGGGAATGGTCGGGCAGGGTCGATCCTTCGACCGGTCTCTGGTCGCGCGATGGTACCCGAGAGGCGGAGGCGCAGTGA
- the ftsY gene encoding signal recognition particle-docking protein FtsY has product MALSFIKKVFTFGKPAEEPVPAAVERELEPRSRDEDLPVADDPVLAEEMDTAGGPAADIDEGGVAAVAEDDVESSILPAADQLSDMGVVPLSLLEAEAAAEAEAEIQAVAEPVAEIPASVPLERLPHEAGDPVETGAPEQPADLEEIVEKLPEEVPAEPEEIPTEDDAGLDSPSQPISPPVGEMPGRAEGGSPMAEPEIGSPILPRGFATGPKVVEPEPVVLQPKLSWFQRLRNGLARTSSQLTGQITALFTKRKLDDETLQDLEDLLIQADLGVETAMRVTDTLASERYGKDVTGEDVSRIMASEIAKVLKPVAKPLQLDLSHKPHVILVVGVNGTGKTTTIGKLAAKLSGAGLKVMLAAGDTFRAAAIEQLKIWADRTKSEFIGTKLGADAAGLAYDAFEQAKAKKCDVLIVDTAGRLQNKAELMAELEKIVRVLGKLDPDAPHTVLQTLDATTGQNALSQVEIFRNVAGVNGLIMTKLDGTARGGILVAISAKHKLPVYFIGVGEGVEDLEPFEAEDFAHAIAGLGQ; this is encoded by the coding sequence ATGGCGCTCAGTTTCATCAAAAAGGTCTTCACCTTCGGCAAGCCGGCTGAAGAACCTGTGCCTGCGGCCGTGGAAAGGGAGCTGGAGCCGCGTTCGCGCGACGAAGATCTGCCGGTTGCCGACGATCCGGTGCTGGCCGAGGAAATGGATACGGCCGGTGGGCCGGCTGCCGATATTGACGAGGGCGGGGTCGCAGCGGTTGCTGAAGATGATGTCGAATCCTCAATCCTGCCCGCCGCCGACCAACTGAGCGACATGGGTGTCGTTCCGCTCTCATTGCTGGAAGCCGAGGCAGCAGCGGAGGCGGAGGCTGAAATCCAGGCGGTCGCCGAACCCGTTGCGGAAATACCCGCTTCTGTCCCTCTGGAACGTCTCCCGCACGAGGCGGGAGATCCTGTGGAGACCGGAGCGCCAGAACAGCCGGCTGACCTCGAAGAGATCGTTGAAAAGCTTCCGGAAGAGGTTCCGGCTGAGCCGGAAGAGATTCCGACTGAGGATGACGCAGGACTGGATTCGCCCTCCCAGCCAATCTCCCCACCTGTGGGGGAGATGCCCGGCAGGGCAGAGGGGGGTAGCCCCATGGCAGAACCGGAGATTGGTTCTCCCATCCTCCCCAGGGGCTTTGCCACCGGACCGAAGGTTGTCGAGCCGGAGCCCGTTGTCCTGCAGCCAAAACTCAGCTGGTTCCAGCGCCTGCGCAATGGCCTTGCACGCACCTCTTCGCAGCTGACCGGCCAGATCACCGCGCTCTTCACCAAGCGCAAGCTCGATGACGAGACGCTGCAGGATCTCGAAGACCTGCTGATCCAGGCCGATCTCGGCGTCGAGACCGCCATGCGCGTCACCGATACGCTCGCTTCCGAGCGTTATGGCAAGGATGTCACCGGCGAGGATGTCAGCCGCATCATGGCGTCGGAAATCGCCAAGGTGCTGAAGCCGGTCGCCAAGCCGTTGCAGCTCGACCTTTCGCATAAGCCGCATGTCATCCTCGTCGTCGGCGTCAACGGCACGGGCAAGACGACGACGATCGGCAAGCTTGCGGCGAAGCTTTCCGGCGCCGGGCTGAAGGTGATGCTGGCTGCCGGCGATACTTTCCGTGCGGCGGCGATCGAGCAGCTGAAAATCTGGGCCGACCGGACGAAATCCGAATTCATCGGCACCAAGCTCGGCGCGGATGCCGCAGGCCTTGCCTATGATGCCTTCGAACAGGCAAAGGCGAAAAAATGCGACGTGCTGATCGTCGATACCGCCGGCCGCCTGCAGAACAAGGCCGAGCTGATGGCCGAGCTCGAGAAGATCGTGCGCGTGCTCGGCAAACTCGATCCCGATGCGCCGCATACCGTGCTGCAGACCCTCGACGCCACCACGGGGCAGAACGCGCTCAGCCAGGTCGAGATCTTCCGCAACGTCGCCGGCGTCAACGGGCTGATCATGACCAAGCTCGACGGCACGGCGCGCGGCGGCATTCTCGTCGCCATCTCCGCCAAGCACAAGCTGCCGGTCTATTTCATCGGTGTCGGCGAGGGCGTCGAGGATCTGGAGCCGTTCGAGGCCGAGGATTTTGCCCATGCCATTGCCGGACTTGGGCAATGA
- the ffh gene encoding signal recognition particle protein, producing the protein MFENLQDRLGSILNGLTGRGALSEADVSAALREVRRALLEADVALDVVRSFTDRVREKAVGAEILKSIKPGQMVVKIVHDELIEMLGGEGVGVDLHAAAPVVIMMVGLQGSGKTTTSAKIAHRLSTREKKKVLMASLDTRRPAAQEQLRQLGAQANIDTLPIISGQSPTDIAARAVQAAKLGGHDVVILDTAGRTHIDEPLMVEMADIKKRSNPHEILLVADSLTGQDAVNLARSFDERVGITGLVLTRMDGDGRGGAALSMRAVTGKPIKLIGVGEKMSELEEFHPRRIADRILGMGDIVSLVERAAENIDAEKAAAMAAKMAKGKFDLDDLADQLRQMQKMGGMGGIMGMMPGMAGMKDKMAAAGLDDKLFGRQIAIIQSMTKAERTNPDLLKHSRKKRIAAGSGTDAAAINKLLKMHRQMADMMKMMGGKGKGGMMKQMMGGLAGKMGLGGGMGGMGGGMPDLSNIDPRQLEALQKQAEAAGLGKPGGGMPGLGGMPGGLSGLGGAKLPGLGGGFPGLPGLPKKK; encoded by the coding sequence ATGTTTGAAAACCTCCAGGACCGTCTTGGATCCATTCTGAATGGACTGACAGGCCGTGGCGCGCTTTCGGAAGCCGATGTTTCCGCAGCGCTGCGCGAGGTTCGCCGTGCGTTGCTGGAGGCCGACGTTGCGCTCGACGTCGTCCGTTCCTTCACCGACCGCGTGCGTGAAAAGGCCGTCGGCGCCGAGATCCTGAAGTCGATCAAGCCCGGCCAGATGGTCGTCAAGATCGTGCATGACGAACTGATCGAGATGCTGGGCGGCGAAGGCGTTGGCGTCGACCTTCATGCCGCTGCCCCTGTCGTCATCATGATGGTCGGCCTGCAGGGCTCCGGCAAGACGACGACGTCGGCGAAGATCGCCCATCGCCTGTCGACGCGCGAGAAGAAGAAGGTGCTGATGGCATCGCTCGACACGCGCCGTCCGGCAGCCCAGGAGCAGCTTCGCCAGCTCGGCGCCCAGGCCAATATCGACACGCTGCCTATTATATCAGGCCAGTCGCCGACCGATATCGCTGCTCGTGCCGTTCAAGCCGCAAAGCTTGGCGGCCATGACGTCGTCATCCTCGATACCGCCGGCCGTACGCATATCGACGAGCCCCTGATGGTCGAGATGGCCGACATCAAGAAGCGCTCGAACCCGCATGAAATCCTGCTGGTCGCCGATAGTTTGACAGGTCAGGACGCCGTCAACCTCGCCCGCAGTTTCGACGAACGCGTCGGCATCACCGGTCTGGTGCTGACCCGCATGGACGGCGATGGCCGCGGCGGTGCCGCCCTTTCGATGCGCGCCGTCACCGGCAAGCCGATCAAGCTGATCGGCGTCGGCGAGAAGATGAGCGAGCTGGAGGAATTCCATCCCCGCCGCATCGCCGACCGTATTCTCGGCATGGGCGACATCGTCTCGCTCGTCGAGCGCGCGGCGGAAAACATCGACGCCGAGAAGGCGGCCGCCATGGCCGCCAAGATGGCCAAGGGCAAGTTCGATCTCGACGACCTCGCCGACCAGCTGCGCCAGATGCAGAAGATGGGCGGCATGGGCGGCATCATGGGGATGATGCCCGGCATGGCCGGCATGAAGGACAAGATGGCCGCAGCCGGCCTCGACGACAAGCTTTTCGGCCGCCAGATCGCCATCATCCAGTCGATGACCAAGGCCGAGCGCACCAATCCCGACCTGCTCAAGCATTCGCGCAAGAAGCGCATCGCCGCCGGTTCCGGCACCGATGCCGCCGCCATCAACAAGCTTCTGAAGATGCATCGCCAGATGGCGGACATGATGAAGATGATGGGCGGCAAGGGCAAAGGCGGCATGATGAAGCAGATGATGGGCGGCCTTGCCGGCAAGATGGGCCTCGGCGGCGGCATGGGCGGCATGGGTGGCGGCATGCCCGATCTCTCGAATATCGATCCCCGACAGCTCGAGGCCTTGCAGAAGCAGGCGGAAGCGGCGGGGCTTGGAAAACCGGGTGGGGGCATGCCCGGTCTCGGCGGTATGCCGGGTGGTTTGTCGGGCCTCGGCGGCGCCAAGCTGCCGGGCCTTGGCGGTGGTTTCCCGGGATTGCCCGGATTGCCGAAGAAGAAGTGA
- the mtaB gene encoding tRNA (N(6)-L-threonylcarbamoyladenosine(37)-C(2))-methylthiotransferase MtaB: protein MSGIEVITFGCRLNTYESEVMKAQAEKAGLNNAILVNTCAVTGEAVRQARQAIRRARRDNPHARIIVTGCAAQTEKQTFAAMAEVDAVLGNEEKLTSASYRSLPDFGVSAEEKLRVNDIMSVKATAPQMVRHIDGHVRAFIQVQNGCDHRCTFCIIPYGRGNSRSVPMGAVVDQARNLVDGGYREIVLTGVDATSYGGDLPGAPTLGLLAKTLLKQIPDIRRLRLSSIDSIEADAHLMDLIADEPRFMPHLHLSLQHGDDMILKRMKRRHLRADALRFIEDVRRLRPEMSFGADMIAGFPTETEEMFENAVRLAEEAGIAHLHVFPYSPRPGTPAARMPQLDRSLVKDRAARLRAAGHRLHQSHLDQMIGTRQWLLVENNGLAHTENFTLVAAPGLRPGELVPVTITGHNGKHLDMQLTAAAAA from the coding sequence GTGAGCGGCATCGAGGTCATTACCTTCGGCTGCCGCCTCAACACATATGAATCCGAAGTGATGAAGGCGCAGGCCGAGAAGGCCGGGCTCAACAACGCCATCCTGGTCAACACCTGTGCCGTGACCGGCGAGGCCGTGCGCCAGGCCCGCCAGGCGATCCGCCGGGCACGGCGCGACAATCCGCATGCCCGCATCATCGTCACCGGTTGCGCCGCGCAGACGGAAAAACAGACCTTCGCCGCGATGGCAGAGGTCGATGCCGTGCTCGGCAACGAGGAGAAGCTGACCAGCGCCTCCTATCGCAGCCTGCCGGATTTCGGCGTTTCGGCCGAAGAGAAGCTCCGGGTCAACGACATTATGAGCGTCAAGGCGACGGCGCCGCAGATGGTCAGGCACATCGACGGCCATGTGCGTGCCTTCATCCAGGTGCAGAACGGCTGCGACCATCGTTGCACCTTCTGCATCATTCCCTATGGCCGCGGCAATTCCCGCTCCGTACCGATGGGAGCCGTCGTCGATCAGGCCCGCAATCTCGTCGACGGCGGTTATCGCGAGATCGTGTTGACCGGCGTCGATGCAACCAGTTATGGCGGCGATCTGCCGGGCGCCCCGACGCTCGGGCTTTTGGCGAAGACGCTGCTGAAACAGATCCCCGATATCCGCCGCCTCAGGCTTTCCTCGATCGACAGCATCGAGGCCGATGCCCATCTGATGGATCTCATTGCCGACGAGCCACGCTTCATGCCGCATCTGCATCTGTCGCTGCAGCATGGCGACGACATGATCCTGAAGCGCATGAAACGACGGCATTTACGCGCCGATGCGCTGCGTTTCATTGAGGATGTGCGCCGGCTTCGCCCCGAAATGAGCTTCGGCGCCGATATGATCGCCGGCTTTCCCACAGAAACCGAAGAGATGTTCGAGAATGCCGTGCGGCTGGCGGAAGAGGCTGGCATCGCCCATCTGCATGTCTTCCCCTACAGTCCGCGTCCCGGCACACCGGCCGCCCGCATGCCGCAGCTCGACCGGTCGCTGGTCAAGGATCGTGCCGCAAGGCTGCGCGCCGCTGGACATAGGCTGCATCAATCCCATCTCGATCAGATGATCGGAACCCGGCAATGGCTGCTTGTTGAAAACAACGGCCTGGCGCATACGGAGAACTTCACGCTGGTCGCAGCCCCCGGCCTTCGTCCCGGCGAACTTGTGCCGGTCACGATCACCGGCCACAATGGCAAGCATCTCGACATGCAATTGACGGCCGCAGCCGCGGCCTGA
- the ccmA gene encoding heme ABC exporter ATP-binding protein CcmA translates to MHLTAENLAARRGEDLIFVNISFHLAAGEALVLTGINGSGKSTLLRVVAGLLRPEKGTVIFHGEESLGGRDPGEVSHYLGHRNAMKSELTVAENLDFWRTFLGNTGSAPLSVEDATDAVGLSGITHLPFGYLSAGQQRRIAFAKLLVAHRPVWILDEPTAALDASADRLFADLIMTHLEKGGIVLAATHQPLGLRNAQELKMTGFAGVDSGIWG, encoded by the coding sequence ATGCATCTCACCGCCGAAAATCTGGCTGCAAGGCGCGGTGAGGATCTCATTTTCGTTAACATTTCCTTTCACTTGGCGGCCGGCGAGGCGCTTGTCCTGACCGGAATAAATGGATCGGGAAAGTCCACTTTGCTGCGTGTCGTCGCCGGCCTCCTCAGGCCGGAAAAAGGCACTGTCATATTTCACGGCGAAGAGAGCCTGGGAGGCAGGGATCCCGGCGAGGTCAGCCACTACCTTGGCCATCGAAATGCGATGAAGAGTGAACTTACGGTTGCAGAAAACCTCGATTTCTGGCGCACCTTTCTCGGCAATACAGGCTCCGCCCCCCTTTCCGTCGAGGACGCCACTGACGCCGTCGGTCTTTCCGGCATCACCCACCTTCCCTTCGGTTATCTCTCCGCCGGCCAGCAGCGCCGGATAGCCTTCGCCAAGCTGCTCGTCGCCCACCGCCCCGTCTGGATCCTCGACGAACCGACCGCCGCACTCGACGCCAGCGCCGACCGGCTGTTTGCCGATTTGATCATGACGCATCTGGAAAAGGGCGGCATCGTGCTGGCGGCAACGCATCAGCCCTTGGGGCTGAGGAATGCGCAGGAATTGAAGATGACGGGCTTTGCCGGCGTGGATTCGGGGATATGGGGTTGA
- a CDS encoding heme ABC transporter permease has translation MSETSLAISKFSDLANPTRFLALAARAIPWLTGITALCFIVGLYLSFATEGDYQQGETVRIMYVHVPSAWLSMMCYTIMSLSAIGTLVWRHPLADVSAKAAAPLGAAFTLLALVTGSLWGKPMWGTWWVWDARLTSVFVLFLMYLGLIALGRAIDDPSKAARVSAVLILVGFVNIPIIKFSVEWWNTLHQSASVLRLDGPAIDPEFLRPLFVMAIAFTLLFFTLHIMAMRNEIWRRRIAAQRRLAARMASRED, from the coding sequence ATGAGCGAAACGAGCCTTGCCATCAGCAAATTCAGTGATCTCGCCAACCCGACGCGGTTTCTGGCGCTGGCGGCGCGCGCCATTCCGTGGCTGACCGGCATCACCGCCCTCTGTTTTATCGTCGGTCTCTATCTGAGCTTCGCCACCGAAGGCGATTACCAGCAGGGCGAGACCGTGCGCATCATGTATGTGCATGTGCCCTCGGCCTGGCTTTCGATGATGTGCTATACGATCATGAGCCTCTCGGCGATCGGTACGCTGGTCTGGCGCCATCCGCTGGCCGATGTCTCCGCCAAGGCCGCTGCCCCGCTCGGCGCCGCCTTCACCCTGCTCGCGCTCGTCACCGGTTCGCTCTGGGGCAAGCCGATGTGGGGCACCTGGTGGGTGTGGGATGCGCGGCTGACCTCCGTCTTCGTCCTCTTCCTGATGTATCTCGGGCTGATTGCGCTCGGCCGCGCCATCGATGATCCGTCGAAGGCCGCGCGCGTCAGCGCCGTGCTCATCCTCGTCGGCTTCGTCAACATCCCGATCATCAAATTCTCGGTCGAGTGGTGGAACACGCTGCACCAATCGGCAAGCGTGCTGCGCCTCGACGGCCCGGCGATCGATCCGGAATTCCTGCGGCCGCTCTTCGTCATGGCGATCGCCTTCACCCTGCTCTTCTTCACGCTGCACATCATGGCGATGAGGAACGAGATCTGGCGCCGCCGCATTGCCGCCCAGCGCCGTCTTGCCGCCCGCATGGCGAGCCGGGAGGATTAA
- a CDS encoding septation protein A, whose amino-acid sequence MSTESDITPSAADRHHPLLKLALELGPLMIFFFANLRGQWLVETFPALSELGGPLFVATGLFMAATIISLIVSKIVLGHLPIMPFVSGIVVVIFGSLSIWLQNETFIKMKPTIVNALFGVALLGGLAFGKSLLGYVFNAAFQLDAEGWRKLTIRWGIFFLFLAMLNEVVWRNFSDGTWVAFKVWGTMPITIIFTLAQMPLVLKHSVNLETEGEK is encoded by the coding sequence ATGAGCACCGAAAGCGATATCACCCCGTCTGCTGCCGACCGGCATCACCCGCTGCTGAAACTGGCGCTGGAACTCGGGCCGCTGATGATCTTCTTCTTCGCCAATCTGCGCGGCCAGTGGCTGGTGGAGACCTTTCCGGCTCTTTCCGAATTGGGCGGACCGCTGTTCGTCGCGACCGGGCTCTTCATGGCGGCGACGATCATCTCGTTGATCGTTTCGAAGATCGTGCTCGGCCATCTGCCGATCATGCCTTTTGTATCCGGCATCGTCGTCGTCATCTTCGGCTCGCTGTCGATCTGGCTGCAGAACGAGACCTTCATCAAGATGAAGCCGACCATCGTCAACGCGCTCTTCGGCGTGGCACTGCTCGGCGGGCTGGCCTTCGGCAAGTCGCTGCTCGGCTATGTCTTCAACGCCGCCTTCCAGCTCGATGCCGAGGGTTGGCGCAAGCTCACTATCCGCTGGGGCATCTTCTTTCTCTTCCTTGCCATGCTGAATGAAGTCGTCTGGCGCAATTTTTCCGACGGTACCTGGGTCGCCTTCAAGGTCTGGGGCACGATGCCGATCACCATCATCTTCACGCTGGCGCAGATGCCGCTGGTGCTGAAGCATAGCGTCAACCTGGAAACGGAAGGCGAGAAGTGA
- the ccmB gene encoding heme exporter protein CcmB → MTALFFRDLKLSIRAGGGALIGVLFFLTIVAVIPFGVGPDLKLLSRIGPAIVWIGALLAALLGLDRLFQAERDDGSLDLMLMQETPLVLTVLVKCFAHWTATSLPLVIASPLLGLFMNMDETAIGATILTLLVGSPAITFIGAVGAAVAVALPRGGLLVSILVLPLTIPVLIFGVSATYAAVEDAAPFLPPFLILIALTLFFAVIGPAAAALALRNTAD, encoded by the coding sequence ATGACCGCCCTCTTCTTCCGCGACCTGAAACTCTCGATTCGCGCTGGCGGCGGTGCGCTGATCGGCGTGCTGTTCTTCCTGACCATCGTCGCCGTCATTCCCTTCGGCGTCGGTCCCGATCTCAAACTGCTGTCGCGCATCGGCCCCGCCATTGTCTGGATCGGCGCGTTGCTCGCCGCCCTTCTCGGCCTCGACCGCCTGTTCCAGGCCGAGCGCGATGACGGATCGCTCGACTTGATGCTGATGCAGGAAACACCGCTCGTCCTCACCGTGCTGGTCAAATGCTTCGCCCATTGGACGGCCACTAGCCTGCCGCTGGTCATCGCCTCGCCGCTGCTCGGCCTCTTCATGAACATGGACGAGACCGCGATCGGCGCGACCATACTGACGCTGCTAGTCGGCTCGCCCGCCATCACCTTCATCGGCGCCGTGGGTGCTGCCGTTGCCGTGGCGCTGCCCCGCGGCGGCCTGCTGGTCTCGATCCTCGTGTTGCCATTGACCATCCCGGTGCTGATCTTCGGCGTCAGCGCCACCTATGCCGCAGTCGAGGATGCCGCCCCCTTCCTGCCGCCCTTCCTGATTCTCATTGCGCTGACACTCTTCTTCGCGGTCATCGGCCCGGCAGCCGCCGCCCTGGCGCTGCGAAACACAGCGGATTGA